From a single Serratia surfactantfaciens genomic region:
- the holB gene encoding DNA polymerase III subunit delta': MNWYPWLNGPYRQLVGQYAEGRGHHALLLHAAAGNGDDALAYGLSRWLICQQRNGEKSCGECHSCRLMLAGNHPDYHVLAPEKGKSSLGIEPIRQVIEKLYAHAQQGGAKVIWLPQAEQLTEAAANALLKTLEEPPEKTYFLLGCREPSRLMATLRSRCLYWHLASPEEQLSLQWLGRQAAGSQTDRLTALRLHDGAPLAAEQLLQPQQWQQRSAMCAALSAALPQRDMLSLLPALNHEDVAERLHWLCALLVDAMKWQQGAHHYVLNQDQQPLVHQLASLLSSASLQQIVQQWLNCRHQLLSVVGVNRELLLTEQLLRWEQMLGAAGYSQPHSL; encoded by the coding sequence ATGAACTGGTATCCGTGGCTGAATGGCCCTTATCGCCAGCTGGTTGGGCAGTACGCCGAGGGCCGCGGCCATCATGCGCTGCTGCTGCACGCTGCGGCGGGCAACGGTGACGATGCGCTGGCCTACGGCCTGAGCCGTTGGTTGATCTGTCAGCAGCGCAACGGTGAAAAAAGCTGCGGTGAGTGCCATAGCTGCCGGCTGATGCTGGCGGGTAACCACCCGGATTATCACGTGCTGGCGCCGGAAAAGGGCAAGAGCAGCCTGGGGATCGAACCGATTCGCCAGGTGATTGAGAAGCTGTATGCCCACGCGCAGCAGGGCGGCGCCAAGGTGATTTGGCTGCCTCAGGCGGAACAGCTGACCGAGGCGGCGGCCAACGCGCTGTTGAAAACGCTGGAGGAGCCGCCGGAGAAAACCTATTTCCTGCTGGGGTGCCGTGAGCCGTCGCGGCTGATGGCGACGCTGCGCAGCCGCTGCCTGTACTGGCATTTGGCCAGCCCGGAGGAGCAGCTCAGTCTGCAGTGGCTGGGCCGACAGGCGGCCGGATCTCAGACGGACCGCCTCACGGCGCTGCGCCTGCACGACGGCGCGCCGCTGGCCGCCGAACAGCTGTTGCAGCCGCAGCAGTGGCAACAGCGCAGCGCCATGTGCGCTGCATTGAGCGCCGCGCTGCCGCAGCGCGATATGCTGTCGCTGCTGCCGGCGTTAAACCACGAAGACGTCGCCGAGCGCCTGCACTGGCTGTGCGCGCTGCTGGTGGACGCGATGAAGTGGCAACAGGGCGCGCATCACTATGTATTGAATCAGGATCAGCAGCCGCTGGTGCACCAGTTGGCCAGCCTGCTGAGCAGCGCCTCGCTGCAGCAGATCGTGCAGCAGTGGCTGAACTGTCGTCACCAGCTGCTCAGCGTGGTGGGCGTCAATCGCGAGCTGCTGCTGACCGAACAGTTACTTCGCTGGGAACAGATGCTCGGCGCCGCCGGCTATTCCCAACCTCATTCGCTGTAA
- a CDS encoding metal-dependent hydrolase, which produces MLLVDSHCHLDGLDYQTLHQNVDDALAKAKARDVGYVLAVATTLPGYRSMTELIGQRDDVAFSCGVHPLNLEEGYDYAELRRLAAAEQVVALGETGLDYFYQKDNLELQQDSFREHIRIGRDLNKPVIVHTRDARADTLAILREENAQDCGGVLHCFTEDLATAEALLDLGFYISFSGIVTFRNAEQLREVARYVPLDRILVETDSPYLAPVPHRGKENQPAYVRDVAEYMAVLKGVSLEQLAEATTANFSRLFHLDL; this is translated from the coding sequence ATGTTGTTAGTCGATTCTCATTGCCATCTTGACGGCCTGGATTATCAAACGCTGCACCAGAATGTGGACGATGCGCTGGCCAAGGCCAAAGCGCGCGACGTCGGCTATGTGCTGGCGGTCGCCACCACGCTGCCGGGCTACCGTTCCATGACCGAACTGATCGGCCAGCGCGACGATGTGGCCTTCTCCTGCGGGGTGCATCCGCTCAACCTGGAAGAAGGCTATGATTACGCCGAGCTGCGTCGCCTGGCGGCGGCGGAGCAGGTGGTGGCGCTGGGGGAGACCGGGCTCGATTACTTCTACCAGAAAGACAACCTTGAGCTGCAGCAGGACTCTTTCCGCGAGCATATCCGCATTGGCCGGGATCTGAACAAGCCGGTGATCGTCCACACCCGCGATGCGCGCGCGGATACGCTGGCGATCCTGCGTGAAGAGAACGCACAGGACTGCGGTGGCGTACTCCACTGCTTCACCGAAGATCTGGCCACGGCCGAAGCTTTGCTGGATCTGGGCTTTTACATCTCTTTCTCCGGCATCGTGACCTTCCGCAACGCCGAACAGCTGCGTGAAGTAGCCCGCTATGTGCCGCTGGACCGCATTCTGGTGGAAACCGACTCGCCTTATCTGGCGCCGGTGCCGCATCGCGGCAAAGAAAACCAACCCGCCTATGTGCGCGATGTGGCTGAATACATGGCGGTATTGAAGGGCGTTAGCCTGGAACAACTGGCCGAAGCGACCACCGCCAACTTTTCACGCTTATTTCACCTCGATCTGTGA
- a CDS encoding abortive infection family protein, translating to MSQKIPNSVIGAVASVIAEHYYSHSKLNTLFMESGAPGDPPDGNCETKCSNWLKHCNDDTLVNALEVLGALLQEYMDQEPPTSLFGGPLPSKITEGQTRIINALAKNQLVYRTNGYIVQAGSTAISKTLEDYLKSGDFFSIEKEFERAVEHINGDPQASITAACAIIEATLKFYIERFSLVMPNKLNVMNLWATVHPQLSLNSDVTLAADQQKVLKGLSSIIDGVGAFRSHIGSAHGRGSNPPNIVVAEARLVINAAHTIVVFVMELMHAKTN from the coding sequence TTGAGTCAGAAAATTCCAAACTCTGTAATAGGTGCGGTTGCGTCAGTTATTGCGGAGCATTATTACAGCCATTCAAAATTGAATACGCTTTTCATGGAGAGTGGAGCCCCTGGTGACCCTCCAGATGGCAACTGTGAGACAAAGTGCAGTAATTGGCTTAAACACTGCAACGACGACACACTGGTTAATGCCTTAGAAGTCCTTGGCGCATTGCTTCAAGAGTATATGGACCAAGAGCCACCTACCTCGTTATTTGGTGGACCGTTACCTTCAAAAATTACGGAAGGTCAAACTAGAATTATCAATGCGTTAGCAAAAAATCAATTGGTCTATCGAACTAATGGTTATATTGTTCAAGCTGGGTCGACAGCGATATCGAAAACACTTGAAGACTATTTAAAATCCGGTGATTTTTTTTCTATTGAAAAGGAATTTGAAAGAGCCGTAGAGCATATCAATGGCGATCCACAGGCATCTATTACGGCGGCCTGTGCAATTATTGAGGCTACTTTGAAGTTTTACATAGAGCGTTTCAGTTTGGTTATGCCGAATAAGCTTAATGTTATGAACTTGTGGGCCACAGTCCACCCTCAACTTAGTTTGAATTCGGATGTCACATTAGCTGCTGATCAGCAAAAAGTATTAAAGGGGCTTTCCTCTATTATTGATGGTGTAGGGGCATTTAGGTCGCACATAGGGTCGGCACATGGCCGCGGTTCTAACCCGCCGAATATCGTAGTTGCAGAAGCACGGTTGGTCATTAACGCAGCCCACACTATTGTGGTTTTTGTAATGGAGTTAATGCATGCAAAAACTAACTAA
- a CDS encoding phage portal protein: MSKRNRYRKNTQPITQKQSGAQHVEAFTFGDPIPMLDRREILDYLECSIVERWYEPPISFSGLAKTFRAAVHHSSPITMKRNILVSMFKPHRLLSKQDFSRYAQDFMVFGNSFIEGRYNRLGGLMKLAPSLAKYTRRGVDTDSYWFVQSWMEPHQFEGGSIFHLMDPDINQEIYGVPEYLSSLNSIWLNEAATLFRRKYYLNGSHAGFILYMNDAAHKQEDIDNLRKALKESKGPGNFRNLFMYAPGGKPDGLQLIPLAEVAAKDEFLNIKNVTRDDQLAAQRTPPQLMGILPNNTGGFGDVEKAARVFAINELAPLQERLCELNEWAGEEVISFKPYELLKQDS, from the coding sequence ATGAGTAAACGCAACCGGTACCGCAAAAATACCCAGCCGATCACGCAGAAACAAAGCGGCGCACAGCATGTTGAGGCCTTCACCTTCGGCGACCCGATCCCGATGCTGGATCGGCGTGAAATCCTGGATTATCTGGAGTGCAGCATTGTTGAACGTTGGTATGAGCCGCCGATCTCTTTCAGTGGCCTGGCGAAGACGTTTCGCGCAGCAGTGCATCACAGTTCACCGATCACCATGAAGCGCAATATTTTGGTGAGCATGTTCAAGCCTCATCGGCTACTGTCAAAGCAGGATTTTAGCCGCTATGCGCAGGATTTTATGGTGTTCGGCAACAGCTTTATTGAGGGGCGCTATAACCGGTTGGGCGGTTTGATGAAGCTGGCCCCCAGCCTGGCGAAATACACACGCCGTGGTGTTGATACTGATTCTTACTGGTTCGTGCAATCGTGGATGGAACCGCACCAATTCGAGGGGGGCTCTATTTTTCACCTGATGGATCCTGACATTAACCAGGAGATTTACGGTGTTCCCGAATACCTTTCCTCGCTTAACTCCATCTGGCTTAACGAGGCTGCGACGCTGTTTCGCCGGAAATACTACCTTAACGGCAGTCATGCCGGATTTATCCTGTACATGAACGATGCGGCGCATAAGCAGGAGGATATTGATAACCTGCGTAAAGCGCTGAAAGAGTCAAAAGGGCCGGGTAACTTCCGTAACCTGTTTATGTATGCGCCTGGTGGTAAGCCAGACGGGTTACAACTGATCCCTCTGGCAGAAGTCGCGGCAAAAGACGAGTTTTTGAACATCAAAAACGTGACGCGTGATGATCAGCTTGCGGCCCAGCGCACGCCACCGCAACTGATGGGGATTTTGCCAAACAACACCGGCGGTTTTGGTGATGTTGAGAAGGCCGCGCGGGTATTTGCGATTAACGAGCTGGCACCGTTGCAGGAACGGCTATGTGAGCTTAACGAGTGGGCAGGGGAAGAGGTGATCAGCTTCAAGCCTTATGAACTGCTGAAACAGGACTCATAA
- the ptsG gene encoding PTS glucose transporter subunit IIBC — MFKNAFANLQKVGKSLMLPVSVLPIAGILLGVGSANFSWLPAVVSHVMAEAGGSVFANMPLIFAIGVALGFTNNDGVSALAAVVAYGIMVKTMAVVAPLVLHLPAEEIAAKHLADTGVLGGIISGAIAAYMFNRFFRIQLPEYLGFFAGKRFVPIISGLAAIVLGVVLSFIWPPIGTAIQTFSQWAAYQNPVVAFGIYGVVERALVPFGLHHIWNVPFQMQIGEFTNAAGQVFHGDIPRYMAGDPTAGKLSGGFLFKMYGLPAAAIAIWHSAKPENRAKVGGIMISAALTSFLTGITEPIEFSFMFVAPILYVIHAILAGLAFPICILLGMRDGTSFSHGLIDFIVLSGNSSKIWLFPIVGIIYGLVYYTIFRVLIAKLDLKTPGREDTAAEQTAQGGSEMSAALVQAFGGKENITNLDACITRLRVSVADVSKVDQAGLKKLGAAGVVVAGSGVQAIFGTKSDNLKTDMDEYIRNH, encoded by the coding sequence ATGTTCAAGAACGCATTTGCAAACCTGCAAAAAGTAGGTAAATCGCTCATGCTGCCGGTGTCCGTGTTGCCTATCGCAGGTATCCTGCTGGGCGTCGGTTCCGCCAACTTTAGCTGGCTACCTGCGGTAGTCTCCCACGTGATGGCAGAAGCGGGCGGTTCGGTCTTCGCCAATATGCCGTTGATTTTCGCTATCGGCGTCGCCTTGGGCTTCACCAACAACGACGGCGTTTCCGCGCTGGCGGCGGTGGTGGCTTACGGCATCATGGTGAAAACCATGGCGGTGGTTGCGCCGCTGGTGCTGCACCTGCCGGCTGAAGAGATTGCGGCCAAACACCTGGCGGATACCGGTGTGCTCGGGGGGATTATCTCCGGCGCCATCGCGGCCTATATGTTCAACCGCTTCTTCCGCATTCAACTGCCGGAATACCTGGGCTTCTTTGCCGGTAAGCGTTTCGTGCCGATCATTTCCGGTCTGGCGGCGATCGTTCTGGGCGTAGTGCTGTCCTTCATCTGGCCACCGATCGGTACGGCTATCCAGACCTTCTCGCAGTGGGCGGCTTATCAGAACCCGGTTGTAGCCTTCGGCATTTACGGCGTGGTTGAGCGTGCTCTGGTGCCGTTCGGTCTGCACCACATCTGGAACGTGCCGTTCCAAATGCAAATTGGTGAATTCACCAACGCGGCGGGCCAGGTGTTCCACGGCGACATCCCTCGCTACATGGCGGGCGACCCAACTGCGGGCAAACTGTCCGGCGGCTTCCTGTTCAAAATGTACGGTCTGCCTGCTGCGGCCATCGCCATCTGGCACTCGGCTAAGCCGGAAAACCGCGCTAAAGTCGGCGGCATCATGATCTCCGCTGCGCTGACCTCGTTCCTGACCGGTATCACCGAGCCGATCGAGTTCTCCTTCATGTTCGTCGCGCCGATCCTGTACGTGATCCACGCTATCCTGGCCGGTCTGGCGTTCCCAATCTGCATTCTGTTGGGCATGCGTGACGGCACCAGCTTCTCGCACGGCCTGATCGACTTTATCGTACTGAGCGGCAACAGCAGCAAAATCTGGCTGTTCCCAATCGTCGGCATCATCTACGGTCTGGTGTACTACACCATCTTCCGCGTGCTGATCGCCAAGCTGGATCTGAAAACCCCGGGCCGTGAAGACACCGCTGCCGAGCAGACTGCGCAGGGCGGTTCCGAAATGTCCGCAGCGCTGGTTCAGGCCTTCGGCGGTAAAGAAAACATCACTAACCTGGATGCTTGCATCACCCGTCTGCGCGTCAGCGTGGCCGACGTGTCCAAAGTTGACCAGGCGGGCCTGAAGAAACTGGGCGCAGCCGGCGTAGTCGTCGCTGGCTCTGGCGTGCAGGCCATCTTCGGCACCAAATCTGACAACCTGAAAACCGATATGGACGAATACATCCGTAATCACTGA